One window of the Microvirga mediterraneensis genome contains the following:
- a CDS encoding alpha/beta fold hydrolase, which produces MSPSYRDLFVTAADGLRLYARDYAPEARLAWPIVGLPGLARTSADFHDLAEILSQDPSRPRRFLSLDYRGRGQSEWDQDWRNYDVKVEMTDTLQVLAAAGIDKAIFIGTSRGGLITMALGAARPERIAGVILNDVGPVLEADGLKRIRSYVGKLPTPRTIDEAADILRRQSGIHFSRYTHEQWTKMARATWREGGDGFVLNYDPNLMMPLEGLDLEAPLPDLWPLFEAIKPFPVLAIRGENSDLLTAQTLRMMKERHPDLTPITVPDQGHAPSLDGDLIQSIKDFIARIDARG; this is translated from the coding sequence ATGAGCCCTTCCTATCGCGACCTGTTCGTAACCGCCGCCGACGGCTTGCGTCTTTACGCCCGCGATTATGCACCCGAGGCCCGCCTTGCATGGCCGATCGTAGGCCTGCCCGGCCTCGCCAGGACATCGGCGGATTTTCATGACCTTGCGGAAATCCTCAGCCAAGACCCTTCTCGACCGCGCCGATTCCTCTCCCTCGACTATCGGGGGCGCGGGCAATCGGAATGGGACCAGGACTGGCGCAACTACGACGTCAAGGTCGAGATGACGGACACCTTGCAGGTCCTGGCCGCAGCCGGGATCGACAAGGCGATCTTCATCGGCACGTCTCGGGGCGGCTTGATCACGATGGCACTGGGAGCGGCCCGCCCCGAACGCATCGCCGGCGTAATCCTGAACGATGTCGGCCCCGTGCTTGAAGCCGATGGGCTGAAGCGGATCCGAAGCTATGTCGGCAAACTCCCCACGCCGCGAACCATCGACGAGGCTGCCGACATCCTGCGCCGGCAATCCGGGATCCACTTCTCCCGCTACACGCATGAGCAATGGACGAAGATGGCGCGGGCGACCTGGCGTGAGGGCGGAGACGGGTTCGTGCTCAACTACGATCCCAACCTGATGATGCCCCTCGAAGGGCTCGATCTCGAAGCGCCGCTGCCGGACCTTTGGCCGCTCTTCGAGGCCATCAAACCATTTCCGGTTCTCGCGATCCGGGGCGAGAACTCCGATCTGCTGACCGCACAGACCCTGCGGATGATGAAGGAACGGCATCCGGATCTCACACCGATCACGGTTCCGGACCAGGGTCATGCCCCCTCTCTCGACGGCGATCTCATTCAGTCCATCAAGGATTTCATCGCCAGGATCGATGCCCGGGGTTGA
- a CDS encoding lytic transglycosylase domain-containing protein produces the protein MRPLIRLVTSVALVQFSVLTVHATEAAPVTPPAAQPATLESFVPPAPVPGDLDQLPSIFKAYRNNDQTEAQILKTKLTQPSAQALVEWFAIRSGFTTGLDRILAFQKDYPDWPVSSQFRRRSEDALLAERRPPAQVRAFFAKQPPGTAAGRIALAFALQSDGLAQEASDKIRHIWREDNFGPDMERRILDRFPDALTKADHRFRMERLLLKENWGGAQRAASNAGKDYELLAKARLAVFQGKKKADKAFAAVPASLRSDPSYLFSKALLQRRSNNLEEAAGMIMQAPRDPELRVDGDEWWAEQRLIARALLDKGNSKLAYEVASHHAAESPVQQIEAEFHAGWIALRFLNDPALASKHFATVAQTASTPISISRVAYWQGRAAEAAGQGQDAKIFYGRAADQPTTYYGQLAQAKLGHAISLRKVDPLSEEERKAFDALAPVQALKLLQQIGEQDLSLSLYTDLAQTLSDPGQLDALAGLATAQQNPRAVLAVGKSALQRGFPLDQHAYPLAAIPDFQPVGDEVEPAMVYAIARQESAFNPRAVSSAGARGLMQLMPATAKRTAQRFGVGFDLNRLTEDPSYNAKIGSAHLGELMEDWKGSYILAFASYNAGGGNVIKWVRTYGDPRKPDVDEVDWVERIPFYETRNYVQRVLENLRVYRQRLNDKPAPLAPATADATGTN, from the coding sequence ATGCGTCCTCTCATACGTCTTGTGACATCCGTCGCGCTCGTTCAATTCTCCGTCCTCACCGTTCACGCAACCGAAGCTGCTCCCGTCACGCCACCAGCGGCACAGCCCGCCACTCTGGAGAGCTTCGTGCCGCCCGCGCCGGTCCCGGGAGACCTGGATCAGCTACCCTCGATCTTCAAGGCCTACCGGAATAACGACCAGACCGAGGCCCAGATCCTCAAGACGAAGCTCACCCAGCCGTCCGCCCAGGCCCTCGTAGAATGGTTTGCGATCCGCAGCGGGTTCACCACGGGCCTCGACCGCATCCTCGCCTTCCAGAAGGATTATCCGGACTGGCCGGTTTCCAGCCAATTCCGGCGACGGAGCGAGGATGCCCTGCTGGCCGAGCGCCGCCCCCCGGCCCAGGTCCGCGCCTTTTTCGCCAAGCAGCCTCCCGGAACGGCTGCGGGCCGGATCGCCCTCGCCTTCGCACTCCAGTCGGACGGTCTCGCGCAGGAGGCAAGCGACAAGATCCGGCACATCTGGCGCGAGGACAATTTCGGCCCCGACATGGAGCGCCGGATCCTCGACCGGTTTCCGGATGCTCTTACGAAAGCCGATCATCGTTTTCGCATGGAGCGGCTTCTCCTGAAGGAGAACTGGGGCGGCGCCCAGCGGGCCGCCTCCAACGCGGGCAAGGATTACGAGTTGCTCGCCAAGGCGCGGCTGGCTGTCTTCCAGGGCAAGAAGAAGGCCGATAAAGCCTTCGCCGCCGTGCCGGCTTCCTTAAGGAGCGACCCATCCTACCTGTTCTCCAAGGCTTTGCTTCAGCGCCGCAGCAACAATCTGGAGGAAGCCGCCGGAATGATCATGCAGGCGCCTCGGGACCCCGAGCTGCGGGTCGACGGCGATGAATGGTGGGCCGAACAGCGCCTGATCGCCCGAGCCTTGCTCGACAAGGGCAATTCCAAGCTGGCCTACGAGGTGGCGAGCCATCACGCAGCGGAATCGCCCGTGCAGCAGATCGAGGCGGAGTTTCACGCGGGGTGGATCGCGCTCCGCTTCCTGAACGATCCGGCCCTGGCCTCCAAGCACTTCGCGACGGTCGCCCAAACGGCCTCGACGCCGATCTCCATCTCGCGCGTCGCCTATTGGCAGGGCCGCGCGGCGGAAGCGGCCGGCCAGGGCCAGGACGCCAAGATCTTCTATGGGCGCGCGGCGGACCAGCCGACGACCTATTACGGCCAATTGGCCCAGGCGAAACTGGGGCACGCGATTTCACTCCGAAAGGTCGATCCGCTCTCGGAGGAAGAACGCAAGGCGTTCGATGCCCTGGCTCCCGTCCAGGCCTTGAAACTGCTGCAGCAGATCGGCGAGCAGGATCTTTCCCTCAGCCTCTACACCGATCTCGCCCAGACCCTGAGCGATCCGGGACAGCTCGACGCCCTGGCGGGCCTTGCCACGGCCCAACAGAATCCCCGCGCCGTTCTCGCCGTCGGCAAGTCGGCCCTGCAGCGGGGCTTCCCGCTCGATCAGCATGCCTATCCGCTGGCGGCCATTCCCGACTTCCAGCCGGTGGGCGACGAGGTGGAACCGGCGATGGTCTATGCCATCGCCCGGCAGGAAAGCGCCTTCAACCCGCGCGCCGTATCGAGCGCGGGCGCGCGCGGGCTCATGCAGCTCATGCCGGCGACCGCGAAGAGAACCGCGCAGCGGTTCGGAGTCGGGTTCGATCTCAACCGGCTGACCGAAGACCCGTCCTACAATGCCAAGATCGGCTCGGCCCATCTGGGCGAACTCATGGAGGACTGGAAAGGCTCGTACATCCTCGCCTTCGCGTCCTACAACGCGGGGGGCGGCAATGTGATCAAATGGGTGAGAACCTATGGCGATCCTCGGAAACCCGATGTCGACGAGGTCGATTGGGTGGAGCGGATCCCGTTCTATGAGACCCGCAACTACGTCCAGCGCGTGCTGGAGAATCTGCGGGTCTACCGCCAGCGCCTGAACGACAAACCCGCTCCGCTGGCACCGGCCACGGCGGACGCGACAGGCACCAATTGA
- the dapA gene encoding 4-hydroxy-tetrahydrodipicolinate synthase, producing the protein MTQFKGSITALVTPFKDGAVDEAAFRSFINWQIQEGTSGLVPVGTTGESPTLSHAEHERVVEICVQETKGRVPVIAGAGSNSTAEAVSFSRHAEKVGADAVLIVTPYYNKPTQEGLYQHFKAINDAVGIPIFIYNIPGRSIIDMSVETMARLYELKNIVGVKDATANMARVSLQRQVLGTDFIQLSGEDATALGFMAHGGHGCISVTSNVAPRLCAEMQSACLKGDYASALKVQDRLMPLHTNLFIETNPTPVKYAASLLGLMEDQVRLPLVPASENARQAVRSAMVHAGLINA; encoded by the coding sequence ATGACCCAATTCAAAGGCTCCATCACGGCTCTGGTGACTCCCTTCAAGGATGGCGCCGTGGATGAGGCGGCGTTCCGGTCCTTCATCAACTGGCAGATCCAGGAGGGCACGAGCGGTCTCGTCCCCGTGGGAACGACGGGCGAGAGCCCCACGCTCAGCCACGCGGAGCATGAGCGGGTGGTCGAGATCTGCGTCCAGGAGACGAAGGGCAGGGTGCCCGTGATCGCCGGCGCGGGCTCGAACAGCACGGCGGAGGCGGTGTCCTTCTCCAGGCACGCGGAAAAGGTCGGCGCCGACGCGGTGCTGATCGTCACGCCCTATTACAACAAGCCGACGCAGGAAGGCCTCTATCAGCACTTCAAGGCCATCAACGATGCCGTCGGCATCCCGATCTTCATCTACAACATCCCGGGCCGCTCGATCATCGACATGTCGGTGGAGACGATGGCACGGCTCTATGAGCTGAAGAACATCGTCGGCGTGAAGGATGCGACGGCCAACATGGCGCGGGTGAGCCTGCAGCGGCAGGTTCTGGGCACGGACTTCATCCAGCTGTCGGGCGAGGATGCGACCGCCCTCGGCTTCATGGCCCATGGCGGACACGGCTGCATCTCGGTGACGTCGAACGTCGCGCCCCGGCTTTGCGCGGAGATGCAGAGCGCCTGCCTGAAGGGCGATTACGCTTCGGCCCTGAAGGTGCAGGATCGCCTCATGCCCCTGCACACCAACCTGTTCATCGAAACGAATCCGACCCCCGTGAAATACGCCGCGTCCCTGCTCGGCCTCATGGAGGACCAGGTGCGCCTGCCGCTGGTGCCCGCCTCCGAGAACGCCAGGCAGGCCGTCCGCTCGGCCATGGTCCATGCGGGGCTGATCAACGCTTAA
- the smpB gene encoding SsrA-binding protein SmpB → MSKDPKSANRVVADNRKARFNYEILDTYEAGIALTGTEVKSLRQGKATIGEAYAGPSGEEFFLFNAYIPEYLQANRFNHETKRPRRLLLHKRQIDKLIGATQREGFTVIPLKIYFNDRGRAKVELGLGRGKKLHDKRETEKERSWNREKARLMRDKG, encoded by the coding sequence ATGTCAAAAGATCCAAAGAGTGCCAACCGCGTCGTTGCCGACAACCGGAAGGCGCGGTTCAATTATGAGATCCTCGACACCTACGAGGCGGGGATCGCGCTGACCGGCACGGAAGTGAAGTCTCTCCGTCAGGGGAAGGCGACCATCGGCGAGGCCTATGCCGGACCGTCGGGCGAGGAGTTCTTCCTCTTCAACGCCTACATTCCGGAGTACCTTCAGGCGAACCGCTTCAACCACGAGACGAAGCGCCCGCGCCGCCTGCTGCTGCACAAGCGCCAGATCGACAAGCTGATCGGCGCCACGCAGCGCGAGGGATTCACGGTGATCCCGCTCAAGATCTATTTCAACGATCGCGGGCGGGCCAAGGTGGAGCTCGGCCTCGGGCGAGGCAAGAAGCTGCACGACAAGCGCGAGACCGAGAAAGAACGCTCCTGGAACCGGGAGAAGGCGCGTCTCATGCGCGACAAGGGCTGA
- a CDS encoding glycine cleavage system protein R → MTSVALVSVLGPDRVGLVAAIAEHLFDVGVNLRDTTFAALGSGAEFVALCELPADLTAADIEAGLKRLPEMEGAEVRAVPYAFDPSPGPAGKITHRITISGGDQLGLVARLSEVFKQYEANIVRLEARKLPDAEGGLYVTRFAVSIPVTRTDLCLATVGNTAGSLSLDCEVEESTL, encoded by the coding sequence ATGACGTCCGTTGCTCTGGTATCTGTTCTTGGGCCCGATCGGGTCGGACTCGTGGCGGCGATTGCCGAGCACCTGTTCGACGTGGGCGTGAACCTGAGGGACACGACCTTTGCGGCTCTGGGCTCAGGCGCCGAGTTCGTCGCCCTGTGCGAGTTGCCCGCGGATCTGACGGCCGCCGATATCGAAGCCGGCCTCAAGCGGTTGCCCGAGATGGAGGGGGCGGAGGTCAGGGCGGTTCCCTATGCCTTCGATCCGAGCCCCGGTCCCGCCGGCAAGATCACGCACCGCATCACCATCAGCGGCGGCGATCAGCTCGGCCTCGTGGCGCGTCTCTCCGAGGTGTTCAAGCAATACGAGGCCAATATCGTGCGTCTCGAAGCTCGCAAGCTCCCGGATGCCGAAGGAGGTCTCTACGTGACCCGGTTCGCCGTCTCAATTCCCGTCACCCGGACGGACCTATGCCTGGCGACGGTCGGCAATACGGCCGGATCGCTCAGCCTGGATTGCGAGGTCGAAGAGAGTACGCTTTGA
- a CDS encoding NYN domain-containing protein, with translation MSGQQRIALFIDGANLYATTKTLGFDIDYKRLLKEFQGRGVLVRAFYYTALVEDQEYSSIRPLIDWLDYNGYRVVTKPTKEFVDSAGRRKVKGNMDIELAIDALELAPYIDHMVLFSGDGDFRSLVEAMQRRGVRVSVVSTVTTQPPMVADELRRQADEFLDLSQLASRIGRDPSDRQQRAGSEGGERTRPQPRNGALESRYGIRQSPDEEFDI, from the coding sequence ATGTCAGGCCAGCAGCGGATTGCGCTCTTCATTGACGGCGCCAACCTCTACGCGACTACGAAAACACTAGGTTTCGATATCGATTACAAGCGCCTGCTGAAGGAGTTCCAGGGCCGGGGCGTTCTGGTTCGGGCTTTCTACTACACTGCGCTTGTGGAAGACCAGGAGTATTCCTCCATCCGCCCGCTGATCGACTGGCTCGATTACAACGGCTACCGGGTTGTCACGAAACCGACGAAGGAATTCGTCGATTCCGCCGGTCGCCGGAAGGTGAAGGGCAACATGGATATCGAGCTCGCCATCGATGCGCTCGAGCTGGCCCCCTATATCGACCATATGGTCCTGTTCTCGGGCGACGGCGACTTCCGTTCTCTGGTCGAGGCCATGCAGCGCCGCGGCGTCCGGGTTTCGGTCGTTTCCACCGTGACCACCCAGCCGCCGATGGTGGCCGACGAGCTGCGTCGCCAGGCCGACGAATTCCTCGATCTGTCGCAGCTCGCCTCCCGCATCGGCCGCGACCCTTCCGACCGCCAGCAGCGCGCCGGGAGCGAAGGTGGCGAGCGCACCCGCCCGCAGCCCCGCAACGGCGCATTGGAAAGCCGCTACGGCATCCGGCAGTCACCGGATGAGGAATTCGACATCTGA
- the pyrE gene encoding orotate phosphoribosyltransferase, with translation MTQNEVLDEFRSAGALLEGHFILSSGLHSPVFLQKMFVFQDPARTERVCRALAEKIRERFGAVDYVVSPAVGGIVPGYETARHLGCKAIFVERENGVFALRRGFTIPEGARVVMVEDIVTTGLSSRECLAALREHPGTILGAACLIDRSGGKADLGVPLVSLVQLDIPAYAPDQIPAEMAALPAVKPGSRSLKS, from the coding sequence ATGACCCAGAATGAAGTTCTCGACGAATTCCGCTCGGCAGGCGCGCTGCTGGAGGGGCACTTCATTCTCTCATCGGGCCTGCACAGCCCCGTCTTCCTGCAGAAGATGTTCGTGTTCCAGGACCCCGCGCGCACCGAACGGGTCTGCCGGGCCCTGGCCGAGAAGATCCGGGAGCGTTTCGGGGCTGTCGATTACGTGGTCTCGCCCGCGGTCGGCGGCATCGTGCCGGGCTACGAGACGGCCCGGCATCTGGGATGCAAGGCGATCTTCGTCGAGCGCGAGAACGGGGTCTTCGCCCTTCGCCGCGGCTTCACGATTCCCGAAGGAGCCCGGGTCGTCATGGTGGAAGACATCGTCACGACCGGTCTCTCCTCCCGCGAATGCCTGGCCGCCCTGCGGGAGCATCCCGGTACGATTCTCGGCGCCGCCTGCCTCATCGATCGCTCCGGCGGCAAGGCGGATCTGGGCGTTCCCCTGGTGTCCCTGGTCCAGCTGGACATTCCGGCCTATGCTCCGGACCAAATTCCTGCCGAAATGGCCGCTCTCCCGGCGGTCAAGCCGGGCAGCCGCAGCCTTAAGTCATAA
- a CDS encoding gamma-glutamyl-gamma-aminobutyrate hydrolase family protein, with the protein MSAKPRIAVIMDENSSAGGNAYDVSKAYFEAVHRAGGMPFGIPYLADMVETVVAEFDGFISVGGRIRFPGEWYPPGEGSRYPSSERLGVEQALMRGFLERDKPVLGICNGMQMLAGLHGGRMVHEIRKTGPHILDHDSRGAMHTVEVMPGTMLSRIVGTSRLDVNSRHQEAVVEVSDQAVISARADDGVIEAIEIPSRRFAVGVQWHPELLAAQDHPSRLLFDAFVKAVR; encoded by the coding sequence ATGTCAGCCAAGCCCCGCATCGCCGTCATCATGGATGAGAACAGCTCCGCCGGCGGCAACGCATACGACGTGTCCAAGGCCTATTTCGAGGCCGTGCATCGGGCTGGTGGAATGCCCTTCGGGATCCCCTATCTCGCCGACATGGTCGAGACCGTCGTGGCGGAGTTCGACGGCTTCATCAGCGTCGGCGGGCGCATCAGATTTCCCGGAGAATGGTACCCCCCGGGCGAGGGATCGCGGTACCCCTCCTCGGAGCGGCTCGGCGTGGAGCAGGCGCTCATGCGCGGATTCCTGGAGCGCGACAAGCCGGTGCTCGGCATCTGCAACGGCATGCAGATGCTCGCCGGCCTCCATGGCGGGCGCATGGTGCATGAGATTCGGAAAACCGGCCCGCATATTCTCGATCACGATAGCCGGGGCGCGATGCACACCGTCGAGGTGATGCCGGGCACGATGCTGTCGCGGATCGTCGGCACGTCGCGCCTCGACGTGAACAGCCGTCACCAGGAAGCCGTGGTCGAGGTATCCGATCAAGCCGTGATCTCCGCCCGCGCGGATGACGGCGTGATCGAAGCCATCGAAATCCCCTCCCGCCGCTTCGCCGTCGGCGTCCAGTGGCACCCCGAGCTCCTCGCCGCGCAGGATCACCCATCCCGCCTGCTGTTCGACGCCTTCGTTAAAGCGGTCCGCTGA
- a CDS encoding RelA/SpoT family protein, which translates to MMRQYELVERVKRYNPSANEALLNRAYVYAMMAHGNQKRASGDLFFGHPLEVAAILTDLKLDDATIAAAVLHDTVEDTQATLEEINKTFGPQIGALVDGLTKIKRLDLVSKRAAQGENFRKLLLAIADDVRVLLVKLADRLHNMRTLQFMPAEKRKRIAEETLDIYAPLAGRMGIQEMREELEELSFQNLDPEAYEAIKRHLHELSAKNEKLVEEIERTLTTKLRAQGIEAAVTGRQKRPYSIWRKMERKSVSFEQLSDIFAFRIIVSTIDECYRALGVVHTSWPMVPGRYKDYISTPKQNDYRSIHTTVIGPGSQRVELQIRTEDMDEVAEYGIAAHALYKEGVNDNSRLATESRAYQWLRRTIDLLAEGDNPEEFLEHTKLELFHDQVFCFTPKGRLIALPRGATPIDFAYAVHTDVGNTAVGCKINGRMSPLLTELQNGDEVEIVRAEGQTPPAAWESLVVTGKARASIRRATRAAVRRQYTGLGHQILERAFERAGRAFSDEKLKGALPRLARVSVEDVLAAVGRGEMFSGDVVRAVYPDYLDERRAGADGKGGGQLDGAGKKAASENPGGIPIRGLNRDMPIRFAPEGGAVPGDRIVGILTPGEGVTIYPIQSPSLAAFDNEPDRWIDVRWDLESGSAQRFPARIKLQSINEPGSLAQITQVIADHDGNIDNVSMKRRTQDFTDVTIDLTVWDLKHLNAIIAELRAKRVVSRVDRVTG; encoded by the coding sequence ATGATGCGCCAGTACGAACTTGTCGAGCGGGTCAAGCGTTACAACCCCTCGGCCAACGAGGCGCTTCTCAACCGCGCTTACGTGTATGCCATGATGGCCCATGGCAACCAGAAGCGCGCATCCGGCGACCTGTTCTTCGGCCATCCCCTCGAAGTCGCGGCGATCCTCACGGATCTGAAGCTCGATGACGCCACCATCGCGGCGGCGGTTCTCCACGACACGGTCGAGGACACCCAGGCGACCCTGGAGGAGATCAACAAGACGTTCGGGCCTCAGATCGGCGCTCTCGTCGACGGCCTGACCAAGATCAAGCGGCTCGACCTCGTCTCCAAGCGGGCCGCCCAGGGCGAGAATTTCCGCAAGCTCCTCCTGGCCATCGCGGACGACGTGCGGGTGCTGCTCGTCAAGCTGGCCGACCGTCTGCACAACATGCGCACGCTCCAGTTCATGCCGGCGGAGAAGCGCAAGCGCATCGCGGAAGAGACCCTCGACATCTACGCTCCGCTCGCCGGCCGCATGGGTATCCAGGAAATGCGCGAGGAGCTGGAGGAGCTGTCCTTCCAGAACCTCGACCCGGAGGCCTATGAGGCCATCAAGCGCCACCTGCACGAGCTGTCCGCCAAGAACGAGAAGCTCGTCGAGGAAATCGAGCGCACGCTGACGACTAAGCTAAGGGCGCAGGGAATCGAAGCCGCGGTCACGGGACGTCAGAAGCGGCCCTATTCCATCTGGCGCAAGATGGAGCGGAAGTCCGTCTCCTTCGAGCAATTGTCCGATATCTTCGCCTTCCGGATCATCGTAAGCACCATCGACGAGTGCTACCGGGCACTCGGCGTCGTCCATACCAGCTGGCCGATGGTCCCAGGCCGCTACAAGGACTACATCTCGACGCCCAAGCAGAACGACTACCGATCGATCCACACCACCGTGATCGGCCCCGGCAGCCAGCGCGTCGAGCTCCAGATCCGCACCGAGGACATGGACGAGGTGGCGGAGTACGGCATCGCCGCCCATGCCCTCTACAAGGAAGGCGTCAACGACAACTCGCGCCTCGCCACGGAAAGCCGCGCCTATCAATGGCTGCGCCGGACCATCGACCTCTTGGCCGAGGGCGACAACCCGGAGGAATTTCTCGAGCACACGAAGCTCGAGCTCTTCCACGACCAGGTCTTCTGCTTCACGCCCAAGGGGCGCCTCATTGCCCTGCCCCGCGGCGCGACGCCCATCGACTTCGCCTACGCGGTGCACACCGACGTGGGCAACACCGCCGTCGGCTGCAAGATCAACGGCCGCATGTCGCCGCTCCTGACGGAGCTGCAGAACGGCGACGAGGTCGAGATCGTACGAGCCGAAGGGCAGACGCCTCCGGCGGCTTGGGAATCGCTCGTGGTCACCGGCAAGGCCCGCGCCTCGATCCGTCGCGCCACCCGGGCTGCCGTGCGCCGGCAATATACCGGCCTCGGCCATCAGATCCTCGAGCGCGCCTTCGAACGGGCCGGTCGCGCCTTCTCCGACGAGAAGCTGAAGGGAGCCCTGCCCCGGCTGGCCCGTGTGTCCGTCGAGGACGTGCTGGCGGCGGTGGGCCGGGGCGAGATGTTCTCCGGCGACGTGGTGCGGGCCGTCTATCCCGACTACCTGGACGAGCGCCGTGCCGGCGCCGACGGCAAGGGCGGCGGACAGCTTGACGGCGCAGGCAAGAAAGCCGCGAGCGAGAATCCGGGCGGCATTCCGATCCGCGGCCTCAACAGGGACATGCCGATCCGGTTCGCCCCGGAAGGCGGCGCCGTGCCGGGAGACCGCATCGTCGGTATTCTCACCCCCGGCGAAGGGGTCACGATCTACCCGATCCAGTCACCGTCCCTGGCGGCCTTCGACAACGAGCCGGATCGCTGGATCGACGTCCGCTGGGACCTGGAATCAGGCTCCGCGCAGCGTTTCCCGGCGCGCATCAAGCTGCAATCGATCAACGAGCCCGGTTCGCTCGCGCAGATCACACAGGTCATCGCCGATCATGACGGCAACATCGACAACGTCTCTATGAAGCGGCGCACCCAGGACTTCACCGACGTGACCATCGACCTGACGGTGTGGGACCTGAAGCACCTCAACGCGATCATCGCGGAACTCCGCGCCAAGCGCGTCGTGAGCCGCGTGGACCGCGTAACGGGTTGA
- the rpoZ gene encoding DNA-directed RNA polymerase subunit omega, whose translation MARVTVEDCIDKVDNRFELVLLASHRARLISSGSPLTIDRDRDKNPVVALREIAEETIAPDDLKEQLIHSMQKYVEVDEPEAEAVPMLSNTAAAPSTGGDNDADVQFDRMSEEDLLRGLEGLVPPSSSADDDDRE comes from the coding sequence ATGGCTCGCGTGACCGTCGAAGACTGCATCGACAAGGTCGACAACCGGTTTGAGCTCGTTCTGCTGGCAAGCCACCGGGCCCGCCTCATTTCGTCGGGTTCCCCTCTGACGATCGATCGCGACCGCGACAAGAACCCCGTCGTGGCTCTGCGCGAGATCGCCGAGGAGACGATCGCTCCCGATGACCTGAAGGAGCAGCTGATCCACTCGATGCAGAAATACGTCGAGGTGGACGAGCCGGAGGCCGAGGCCGTTCCCATGCTCAGCAACACGGCTGCCGCGCCCTCGACCGGCGGCGACAACGATGCCGACGTCCAGTTCGATCGCATGAGCGAAGAAGACCTGCTTCGCGGCCTGGAGGGCCTCGTGCCCCCGAGCAGCAGCGCGGACGACGACGACCGCGAATAA
- the fabD gene encoding ACP S-malonyltransferase: MTRAFIFPGQGSQAVGMGKALADAFPQAKAVFDEVDEALSQKLSAIMWEGPAEELTLTANTQPALMAVSLAAMRVLEAEAGLDLKKHAAFVAGHSLGEYSALAAAGSLSISDTARLLRIRGNAMQNAVPVGQGAMAALLGLEYDAALEVAREAAQGEVCDAANDNGGAQVVVSGHKAAVERAVAIAQTKGAKRAVMLAVSAPFHCALMQPAADAMREALAGVTVKAPVVPVVANVEAAPITDPAAIRDALVRQVTGTVRWRESVAAMAAQGVDTFYEVGSGKVLTGLVKRIAAGSTATAIGTPEDVAAFKASLNA; the protein is encoded by the coding sequence ATGACGCGCGCATTCATTTTCCCCGGCCAGGGAAGCCAGGCTGTCGGCATGGGCAAGGCCCTGGCCGACGCCTTTCCGCAGGCCAAGGCCGTTTTCGACGAGGTGGACGAGGCTCTCTCCCAGAAGCTCTCCGCCATCATGTGGGAAGGTCCGGCCGAGGAGCTGACCCTCACGGCCAACACCCAGCCGGCCCTGATGGCCGTGAGCCTGGCGGCAATGCGGGTGCTGGAGGCCGAAGCCGGTCTCGACCTGAAGAAACACGCCGCCTTCGTGGCAGGGCACTCGCTGGGCGAGTATTCGGCGCTCGCCGCCGCCGGCAGCCTTTCCATCTCCGACACGGCCCGCCTGCTGCGGATTCGCGGCAACGCCATGCAGAACGCCGTCCCGGTGGGGCAGGGCGCCATGGCGGCGCTTCTCGGCCTGGAATACGACGCGGCCCTCGAAGTTGCCCGCGAGGCGGCCCAGGGCGAAGTCTGCGATGCGGCCAACGACAATGGCGGTGCCCAGGTGGTGGTTTCCGGCCATAAGGCGGCCGTGGAGCGGGCCGTGGCGATCGCCCAGACCAAGGGCGCCAAGCGCGCCGTGATGCTGGCCGTATCCGCCCCCTTCCATTGCGCTCTCATGCAGCCTGCCGCCGACGCCATGCGCGAGGCCCTGGCCGGCGTGACCGTGAAGGCTCCGGTGGTTCCGGTCGTGGCGAACGTGGAAGCCGCTCCGATTACAGACCCGGCGGCGATCCGGGATGCCCTCGTCCGCCAGGTCACCGGCACGGTCCGCTGGCGCGAGAGCGTGGCCGCTATGGCTGCCCAGGGTGTCGATACGTTCTACGAGGTCGGGTCGGGCAAGGTCCTGACCGGGCTCGTGAAGCGCATCGCCGCCGGGTCCACGGCCACGGCCATCGGCACCCCCGAGGATGTCGCCGCCTTCAAAGCCTCCCTGAACGCATAA